The following proteins are encoded in a genomic region of Desulfosporosinus youngiae DSM 17734:
- a CDS encoding DUF2339 domain-containing protein, protein MEQQLKKLQTELLQLNERVAFLEKQVGFSQSSDSKQQIPARSPRPPETKPIPRKRPFFPEGMSEEKLAGTWFNRLGILAILLAVAFFLKWSFDNHLVGELGRIVIGLILGLAFLGTGEYFQRKKFQAYGQGFTGGGIAILYFSIFAAFTFYHLLTQPIAFVLMVLITLAASLLAIRYDSPAVGIFGIVGGFATPFLLSTGQNNQLILFTYIAILDAGVLLVAYFKKWPVFNYLTFLFTYFTFGIVLGHSPTVKNIRSFDDAVSFSYLTLFFLIYLGISFTRNLRLKETFLRMDISLIVLNAVIYFAFSYGLLLNYLKDWIGFWPVFLGLIYLLLGTFIYQRYTGTRNLSLTLLAVAAGFITLAVPLQLDGYWVSMVWAVEAVIIFYLNLKINPIKVPLASFLILGLSIISLFRQPFRITGKEIWIFMNKAAVSYFIVILALAIISWLYHKQSRNADAKGNHFLIFGLPLALNLLIIIFFTKEINAYYEYRWRMLDYQGLALLQHSQDLVLSIIWGLHAAVLVALGFWRRLEGIRWFGLSFLGIVIFKVFVYDLSSLTPPYRILSFMALGIILLTVSWLYHRYKNQLRGEDDYEDPTNQ, encoded by the coding sequence ATGGAACAGCAATTGAAAAAATTACAAACCGAACTCCTGCAATTAAATGAGCGGGTTGCCTTTCTTGAAAAACAAGTCGGGTTTTCTCAGTCAAGTGATTCAAAACAACAAATCCCGGCGCGAAGCCCTCGCCCTCCGGAGACAAAACCGATACCCCGGAAAAGACCCTTTTTCCCGGAGGGGATGAGCGAGGAAAAACTGGCCGGAACCTGGTTTAATCGCTTGGGGATTCTGGCTATCTTATTGGCGGTCGCTTTCTTCCTTAAATGGTCCTTCGATAACCATCTGGTTGGGGAGCTGGGACGCATTGTCATTGGCCTCATCTTAGGCTTAGCATTCCTGGGAACCGGCGAATATTTTCAACGCAAAAAATTTCAAGCCTATGGTCAGGGTTTCACTGGTGGCGGGATAGCCATCCTATATTTCTCTATTTTTGCGGCTTTTACTTTTTACCATTTGCTTACACAGCCCATTGCCTTTGTACTGATGGTGTTGATCACCCTGGCCGCTTCCTTACTGGCAATCCGCTATGATTCTCCGGCCGTAGGAATTTTCGGCATTGTAGGCGGGTTTGCCACACCGTTCCTGTTAAGCACGGGTCAGAACAACCAGCTTATTCTGTTTACCTATATCGCCATCCTCGATGCGGGGGTGCTGCTGGTTGCCTACTTTAAAAAATGGCCGGTATTTAATTACCTTACATTTCTATTTACGTATTTTACCTTTGGCATTGTACTTGGCCACAGCCCGACTGTGAAGAATATCCGAAGCTTCGACGACGCTGTTTCTTTTTCCTACTTGACCTTGTTTTTCCTGATCTACCTGGGAATCAGCTTTACAAGGAATCTCCGCCTGAAGGAAACTTTCCTTAGAATGGACATTAGCCTGATTGTGCTTAATGCCGTCATCTATTTCGCTTTTTCATATGGCCTATTATTGAATTATTTAAAGGATTGGATTGGGTTTTGGCCGGTTTTCCTTGGGCTGATCTATCTTCTGCTGGGCACGTTCATTTATCAACGTTATACCGGAACCAGAAACCTGAGTCTGACACTCTTGGCGGTCGCTGCCGGCTTTATTACGCTTGCGGTGCCGTTGCAGTTAGATGGATACTGGGTTTCCATGGTCTGGGCAGTCGAAGCAGTAATCATTTTTTATCTGAATCTTAAAATCAATCCCATAAAAGTCCCACTAGCTAGTTTTCTAATCTTGGGGTTGTCCATCATATCCCTGTTCAGGCAACCCTTTAGAATCACCGGAAAGGAAATTTGGATTTTCATGAACAAGGCTGCGGTTAGTTATTTTATTGTAATCTTAGCCCTGGCGATTATTAGCTGGCTCTATCATAAGCAAAGCCGCAATGCCGATGCCAAAGGGAATCACTTCCTAATTTTCGGTCTGCCGCTGGCGCTGAATCTGCTGATCATCATTTTCTTTACTAAGGAGATTAATGCTTATTATGAGTATCGCTGGCGTATGCTTGACTATCAAGGGTTAGCACTCTTGCAGCATTCTCAGGATCTGGTGCTGTCGATTATCTGGGGTTTACATGCCGCAGTTCTGGTTGCGCTGGGATTCTGGCGCCGTCTGGAAGGGATCCGTTGGTTCGGGCTCAGTTTCTTGGGTATCGTTATCTTCAAGGTATTCGTTTATGATCTTTCTAGTCTCACTCCTCCGTACCGGATCCTTTCGTTCATGGCCTTAGGCATTATCCTGCTGACAGTGTCTTGGCTCTATCATCGGTACAAAAATCAGCTTAGGGGAGAAGATGATTATGAAGACCCTACAAACCAATAA
- a CDS encoding DUF3999 family protein, whose product MKTLQTNKPQSKLSLSNFLIRLFLGTLILSVLSPGQILAAVSDFRYHAPVTVNDSVAFYNLLELTDEVLGQTQAGSPDLRIYSGDQEIPFAMVTEQDLTATAKVEGAEILNQGKDAHGNFQFEILIPSSQWVKQLTVLSSDKNFIRRVKVEGSRNQQDWLTLNEDSTIFDLSDEQKARHLEVNLAPTNLSYLRITIYNEGKGAFNFDGVSLSTQEQLEVASGTKERPYTLLNQSSKDGVQEYTLDLLQPHLPSRELGIITDEVNFNRTVELYASDNNKDWNLITQGEFFVYQLDKMTAKQLVLKFDTPFRYIKLKIYNQDNPTLNIKSMNLKGSNPLLVFPAEREKEMILYWGDSQSKAPVYDIQKFKSNLDYAKTPKAFLGQAGENTEYRFKDTRPWSEKNSWLLQGILVIVVATLLVIITRSIRRISSEKQ is encoded by the coding sequence ATGAAGACCCTACAAACCAATAAACCCCAATCAAAACTGTCTTTAAGCAATTTCCTGATCAGACTTTTTCTAGGTACCTTGATTCTGTCTGTACTTTCCCCGGGCCAGATCCTGGCTGCGGTCAGTGACTTTCGCTATCACGCCCCGGTCACAGTCAATGATTCTGTTGCCTTCTATAATCTTTTGGAACTGACAGATGAGGTTCTCGGACAGACCCAGGCTGGTTCTCCTGATTTGCGGATTTACAGTGGTGATCAAGAGATTCCCTTTGCTATGGTCACTGAACAGGATTTAACTGCAACCGCTAAAGTCGAAGGGGCAGAAATCCTCAATCAAGGAAAGGATGCCCACGGAAACTTCCAATTTGAAATACTTATTCCGTCTAGTCAGTGGGTCAAACAATTAACGGTGCTCAGTTCCGACAAAAACTTTATCCGCAGGGTAAAGGTTGAAGGCAGCCGAAATCAGCAGGATTGGCTGACATTGAACGAAGATAGTACAATATTTGATCTGAGCGATGAACAAAAGGCCCGACACTTGGAAGTCAATTTGGCACCCACTAATTTATCCTATTTGCGAATAACAATTTATAACGAAGGAAAAGGCGCTTTCAATTTTGACGGTGTCAGCCTTTCTACCCAAGAACAACTTGAAGTTGCCTCAGGAACAAAAGAACGCCCCTATACCTTGCTTAATCAAAGCAGTAAGGACGGGGTTCAGGAATATACCCTCGATTTACTTCAGCCCCATCTGCCCTCCAGGGAATTGGGAATTATTACGGATGAGGTAAATTTCAACCGGACCGTTGAGCTCTATGCCAGTGACAACAACAAGGATTGGAACCTGATCACTCAGGGAGAATTCTTCGTATACCAACTCGATAAAATGACCGCCAAGCAGCTCGTCCTCAAGTTTGATACCCCGTTCCGGTATATTAAACTGAAAATTTATAATCAGGACAATCCAACCTTGAACATCAAGTCAATGAACCTTAAAGGTTCCAATCCCCTGTTGGTTTTCCCGGCTGAGCGGGAGAAAGAGATGATTCTGTACTGGGGCGACAGCCAAAGCAAAGCTCCGGTCTATGATATCCAAAAGTTTAAGAGTAATCTGGACTACGCAAAAACGCCTAAGGCCTTCCTGGGGCAGGCTGGGGAAAATACCGAGTATCGGTTTAAAGATACCCGGCCATGGAGCGAGAAGAATTCCTGGCTGCTGCAAGGAATTCTGGTTATCGTCGTTGCCACTCTCCTGGTAATCATCACACGCAGTATCCGGAGAATCTCCTCAGAAAAGCAGTAA
- a CDS encoding type II toxin-antitoxin system Phd/YefM family antitoxin, with translation MPNIRPISDLRNNANEISEFCHNEREPVFITKNGKGDMVVMSIETYERQQTLIELYSKLAEAEAEISNGAEGKDFFEVAKKLRTYVHGKV, from the coding sequence ATGCCAAATATTCGTCCCATCTCTGATTTGCGCAATAATGCTAACGAGATTTCTGAATTCTGCCATAACGAACGTGAGCCTGTGTTCATAACTAAGAACGGCAAAGGCGATATGGTAGTGATGAGTATAGAAACCTATGAGCGACAGCAGACATTAATTGAACTCTATAGCAAATTGGCTGAAGCTGAGGCTGAGATCTCAAACGGTGCAGAAGGAAAGGACTTCTTTGAAGTGGCAAAAAAGTTGAGGACTTATGTTCATGGAAAAGTATGA
- a CDS encoding efflux RND transporter permease subunit, which produces MIEYLIKKRKITLLFFVMLVVYGLTTFFQLAHQEQPDIVVDTAMVLTVYPGASPEKVEQTVTKKIEEKINEIQGLKSITSQSNPQYSKIVVELQEGVDPKEKWNELRNKVKDVESSLPSDCKQPEINDDLSKTFIETFAVTAGSYPDVYDLRDTLKIWKDQLRTLPNVADVSIMGLPDQEIRIDVDTHKINQLEIPWTQVAGAVKKEIERTPLGDIEQEDRLYQLKVKDNHDPEALYDTVVAMNKEGIPVYLRDVATITLAHEKEESLVSFNGKPAISISVQGEIGSDVPSMRKNVDEMMKRLEKQLPPGALLNHVYSQNERIDDLFSDLTIEVLLAVAAVLLVCSLGLNLVTSFIIALAIPISLSMGLMLTPNLNITLNLVSIAALIIVLGILVDDAVVVNDNIERRLVELGEPPLLAVVKGTNEVFISILTATTATIFAFGPIAFLQGNVGQFIRPLPIIISLSMISSMAMSLTIVPIFRHWRAEKLTEFPSRLTQSNGFLGNQLDRLAVWYADKLMPQILKKPMKVGLIAVLISTLAYGLFPLLPVQLFPNSVRGEMLIDVRMPKGESLKGTNQKVQEIADWVQKQEGIILVNTYAGDSAPSMFRGDLSIGKGNNIAQIVVRIDTEEKCTEELVQEWNAKFNEMYPGIRILAKEIKFGPPIGAPIDIRIYGEDLQVLQTLEDEVKDCLLKYPGAVNINGSIGQDTTGIELTINKAQMNQNLVKYDDLTKTLRLATEGIEVSEFDNGQDLISIMMYSDKSKAEPMLVFDRLYVPNANGKLIPLKEIAQMETSFSLNTVPRRNLSRLAEVTCDLDGVTATAAMEKIKPLMEGIELPEGYTLEFGGETSEQTDIFTDMGRLMIVAIFLILIVIAMQFYSLSLPILVMSTVYLAFAGSMIGLLITRTPFGFGSVMGLICLVGIVVRNGIVLIEFIENERHAGVTLEQAVINAGRARLKPVLLTAGTAIAGLLSLATGKELMFRALAITIIAGLFYSTIMTLVIVPSFYTVLAKWKEKRNINQNQKMLERV; this is translated from the coding sequence GTGATTGAGTATTTGATCAAGAAACGCAAGATCACCCTGCTGTTCTTTGTAATGCTGGTTGTCTATGGATTGACAACTTTTTTTCAGCTAGCTCATCAAGAACAACCGGATATTGTCGTTGACACTGCAATGGTTCTTACGGTATATCCGGGCGCATCACCGGAGAAAGTCGAGCAGACGGTTACCAAAAAGATTGAAGAGAAAATTAATGAAATACAGGGACTAAAGTCAATAACTTCACAGTCCAATCCTCAATACTCAAAAATCGTTGTTGAACTCCAAGAAGGGGTGGATCCAAAGGAAAAATGGAACGAGCTGCGCAATAAAGTTAAAGATGTAGAAAGCAGCCTTCCGTCTGACTGTAAGCAACCGGAAATAAACGATGATTTAAGCAAAACGTTTATTGAAACCTTTGCAGTGACTGCCGGCTCCTATCCAGATGTCTATGATTTGAGAGATACCCTGAAAATCTGGAAGGATCAACTTAGAACTCTTCCCAATGTGGCAGATGTAAGCATAATGGGCCTTCCGGATCAGGAAATTAGAATCGATGTTGATACCCACAAAATTAATCAGCTGGAAATTCCTTGGACTCAAGTGGCAGGTGCAGTGAAAAAGGAAATTGAAAGAACTCCGTTAGGAGATATTGAGCAGGAAGACAGGCTTTATCAGCTCAAAGTCAAAGATAACCACGACCCCGAAGCCCTCTATGATACAGTTGTCGCTATGAATAAGGAGGGTATTCCCGTATACCTCAGGGATGTTGCAACTATTACTTTAGCTCATGAAAAAGAGGAGTCGTTAGTCAGCTTTAACGGCAAACCGGCAATTTCCATCAGTGTTCAGGGGGAAATTGGCAGTGACGTTCCCAGCATGCGAAAAAATGTGGATGAAATGATGAAGAGATTAGAGAAACAACTGCCTCCGGGGGCTCTGCTTAATCATGTCTATTCTCAAAACGAACGGATTGATGATCTCTTCTCAGATCTTACTATAGAGGTATTGCTTGCTGTAGCAGCTGTCCTGCTGGTTTGCTCTTTAGGATTGAACTTGGTTACTTCCTTCATCATTGCCTTGGCAATTCCGATCTCCTTATCCATGGGATTGATGTTAACACCAAACCTGAATATTACCTTGAATTTAGTATCCATTGCCGCTTTAATCATCGTCTTGGGGATATTAGTTGATGATGCAGTTGTCGTTAATGACAATATTGAGAGAAGACTTGTGGAGCTGGGGGAGCCCCCTTTACTGGCCGTTGTCAAAGGAACAAATGAAGTGTTTATTTCAATCCTTACCGCCACTACTGCAACCATCTTTGCCTTTGGCCCCATTGCCTTTTTGCAGGGCAATGTCGGTCAATTTATCAGGCCCCTTCCGATAATTATTAGCCTATCTATGATTTCTTCAATGGCCATGTCTCTGACGATTGTTCCTATCTTTAGGCACTGGAGAGCTGAAAAGCTGACTGAGTTTCCATCCCGACTCACCCAAAGCAATGGCTTTTTGGGAAATCAGCTTGACAGACTAGCCGTTTGGTATGCAGATAAACTCATGCCTCAAATTTTGAAAAAGCCCATGAAGGTTGGTTTAATAGCTGTGCTGATCAGTACCCTGGCCTATGGCCTATTTCCCTTGCTTCCAGTACAGCTTTTTCCTAATTCTGTTCGAGGGGAAATGTTGATTGATGTAAGAATGCCCAAAGGAGAAAGTCTTAAGGGTACCAATCAAAAAGTTCAGGAAATTGCTGACTGGGTTCAAAAACAGGAAGGCATTATTCTCGTGAACACTTATGCAGGGGATAGTGCACCGTCAATGTTTAGAGGGGACTTGTCCATAGGCAAAGGCAATAATATTGCTCAGATTGTGGTGAGAATTGATACGGAAGAGAAATGCACTGAAGAATTGGTGCAGGAGTGGAATGCCAAGTTCAATGAAATGTATCCGGGAATTCGTATCTTAGCTAAAGAGATAAAGTTTGGACCGCCAATTGGCGCTCCCATTGATATCAGAATATACGGAGAGGATCTGCAGGTTCTTCAAACTCTGGAAGATGAAGTAAAAGATTGTCTGCTGAAATATCCCGGAGCTGTTAATATCAATGGTTCTATCGGCCAAGATACAACAGGAATCGAATTGACCATCAATAAGGCTCAGATGAATCAAAACTTGGTCAAATATGATGATCTTACAAAAACTTTAAGATTAGCTACAGAAGGCATTGAGGTCAGTGAATTTGACAATGGCCAGGATTTGATTAGTATTATGATGTATTCAGATAAGTCGAAGGCAGAGCCGATGCTGGTATTCGACAGATTATACGTTCCGAATGCTAATGGAAAGCTGATCCCTTTAAAGGAAATTGCCCAGATGGAAACGTCCTTTAGCCTTAACACTGTGCCAAGGAGAAACTTGAGCAGACTGGCAGAGGTGACTTGCGACTTAGATGGGGTTACAGCAACAGCGGCAATGGAGAAAATCAAACCGCTGATGGAAGGCATTGAACTTCCGGAGGGATACACGTTGGAGTTCGGCGGGGAAACCTCCGAGCAGACGGACATATTTACGGATATGGGCAGGCTAATGATTGTGGCCATTTTCTTAATTCTCATTGTCATCGCCATGCAATTTTACTCACTGAGTCTTCCTATTCTGGTGATGAGTACGGTTTATCTGGCCTTTGCAGGAAGTATGATTGGACTACTGATTACGAGGACGCCCTTTGGCTTTGGCTCAGTCATGGGCTTAATATGTCTCGTAGGGATTGTTGTAAGGAATGGGATTGTGTTAATAGAATTCATCGAGAATGAACGACATGCCGGAGTGACTCTGGAGCAGGCTGTCATTAATGCCGGCAGAGCACGCTTGAAGCCAGTCTTATTAACTGCCGGCACTGCTATAGCTGGCTTATTATCCCTGGCAACAGGTAAAGAGCTGATGTTTAGAGCCTTAGCTATAACTATCATTGCAGGACTTTTCTATTCTACGATCATGACCTTGGTCATTGTTCCGTCTTTCTATACAGTGCTGGCTAAATGGAAGGAAAAACGCAATATAAACCAAAACCAAAAGATGCTTGAAAGAGTTTAA
- a CDS encoding TIGR02677 family protein: MNEQLFKPIQEATYLTVPNAWRYRSILRYVYQQHERLRHYIVLEEIFQHLQQDAHFRELTEEQFQQDLDQLVAWKNLIPRQDTGRVSSIAEFKKRKFRYQLTPYTIEIERMVLSLEQLGEGFGGSLERTIFDRLLGNLKDLTQAWEANEAIFHKTNEEMYLLWQDLYENFHKLTDNAADYLAHLHSEKVEEQMMTEAFLVYKEALTEYLRNFMTSLQKTSFRIEGLLMEIPELFSRKLTQCVAEYELSIPRLDVRPPQEQLMERFQTEWESLRTWFLGDGGRESDLIYLQNATNETIRRLTRFAQRLGETHHNLRNRRLDYLHISKWFASLETLQEAHELSACVFGVFHTRHLWVDSPKQTESFEVEVWDEPPSELQIRPKVRSYKEKSRPNAVVDQSERRKAALEAYLKEKEIEQQLLENLIQDNRIVLRSLPELTTFIRKTLLTWISKCMASPDRQGKTETGRLFSLKRISDRPIQLNCEDGLLEMPDYVLVFEKKAEAAR; encoded by the coding sequence ATGAACGAACAACTTTTTAAACCGATTCAAGAAGCAACCTACTTGACGGTGCCGAACGCCTGGCGCTACCGTTCAATTTTACGTTATGTCTATCAACAGCACGAGCGCTTGCGTCACTACATTGTTCTTGAAGAGATTTTCCAGCATTTGCAGCAGGACGCTCATTTCCGGGAGCTTACAGAGGAGCAATTTCAGCAGGATCTGGATCAGCTCGTGGCCTGGAAAAACCTGATCCCCCGTCAAGATACCGGCCGCGTCTCCAGTATTGCCGAATTTAAGAAACGGAAATTTCGTTATCAGTTGACACCCTACACCATTGAAATTGAACGGATGGTTTTGAGTCTTGAGCAGTTAGGAGAAGGGTTCGGCGGCTCTTTGGAACGAACTATTTTTGACCGTCTGCTTGGCAACCTCAAGGACCTTACCCAAGCCTGGGAAGCAAATGAAGCTATCTTTCATAAGACCAATGAGGAAATGTATCTCCTTTGGCAAGATTTATACGAGAATTTTCACAAACTAACGGATAACGCCGCTGATTATTTGGCTCATCTGCACAGTGAAAAAGTCGAGGAACAAATGATGACTGAGGCTTTTCTGGTGTATAAAGAGGCCTTAACAGAGTACCTGCGCAATTTCATGACCAGTTTGCAGAAAACCTCGTTCCGGATCGAAGGCTTGCTTATGGAAATCCCGGAGTTGTTTTCCCGCAAACTTACCCAATGCGTTGCGGAGTACGAGCTATCGATTCCACGCTTGGATGTGCGCCCTCCCCAGGAACAATTGATGGAACGCTTTCAAACTGAATGGGAGAGCTTGAGAACCTGGTTTCTGGGCGATGGAGGGCGGGAAAGTGATCTGATCTATCTCCAGAATGCCACGAATGAGACGATCCGGCGTCTGACCCGCTTTGCCCAACGTCTGGGGGAAACTCATCACAACCTGCGCAACCGCCGTCTGGATTATTTACATATCTCCAAGTGGTTTGCTTCTCTGGAGACCCTTCAAGAGGCTCACGAACTCTCAGCCTGTGTGTTTGGGGTCTTTCACACCCGGCATTTATGGGTTGACTCTCCTAAGCAGACAGAAAGTTTTGAAGTGGAAGTTTGGGATGAACCCCCCTCCGAACTTCAGATTCGGCCCAAAGTGCGCAGCTATAAGGAAAAAAGCCGGCCGAATGCCGTGGTGGATCAGTCGGAACGAAGAAAAGCTGCCTTGGAGGCCTACCTCAAAGAAAAGGAGATTGAACAACAACTTCTGGAAAATCTCATCCAGGATAACCGGATTGTCCTGCGCAGCCTGCCGGAGCTGACGACCTTTATCCGTAAAACCCTGCTTACTTGGATCAGTAAATGTATGGCAAGTCCGGATCGTCAAGGAAAAACGGAAACCGGACGCTTATTTTCCCTGAAACGTATCAGTGATCGTCCCATCCAACTGAATTGTGAGGATGGGCTGCTGGAAATGCCGGATTACGTTTTAGTGTTTGAAAAAAAAGCGGAGGCGGCCCGATGA
- a CDS encoding TIGR02678 family protein, with the protein MSEKKGFDEVAREGLIALLENFWILREQDPETYQIIRDRENALKDYVLDKLGYHLIVHRHFAKLEKIPAQPEGWMGIELFQQPRDYALLCCVLAYLESITGYEQFLLSDLCTEVQALYPGELALDWRSYEHRKSLVRVLQLMIELRILTVVDGETSTFGQNESNEVLYEVSVVARYFMRSYPKDLFQFQSKEDILAAEVFEGEDELLGARRRYRIYRQLLLSPSMYRSTAEDGDFLYLRNYRARLQDDLEKHTGLQLELYRNTALLVAPEPKSALTLFPNQKGISDIALQFGSILRTQVQEGLHSLDSFGRVALTLLEFEQTVKLCKEGFGFGWSKQFREGLIRNTAEELLDFLLDWTFAQRSEEANVILLQPALGRLAGDYPPEFRNKQQAKAGSLDEEHEEIKDI; encoded by the coding sequence ATGAGTGAAAAGAAAGGTTTTGACGAGGTAGCCAGAGAGGGATTGATCGCCCTTTTAGAGAACTTTTGGATTCTCCGCGAGCAAGACCCGGAGACTTATCAAATCATACGCGATCGGGAAAACGCTCTCAAGGATTATGTCCTGGATAAACTGGGCTATCATCTGATCGTTCACCGGCATTTCGCCAAGCTGGAAAAAATCCCGGCCCAGCCCGAAGGGTGGATGGGAATTGAGCTTTTCCAACAACCCAGAGATTATGCTCTGCTGTGCTGTGTGCTGGCTTACTTGGAGAGTATCACAGGATATGAGCAGTTTCTGCTCTCGGATCTCTGTACTGAAGTGCAAGCACTCTATCCGGGAGAACTGGCCCTTGATTGGCGCAGCTATGAGCATCGCAAATCTTTAGTACGAGTTCTCCAGCTGATGATTGAGTTAAGAATCCTGACTGTGGTCGATGGAGAAACCTCCACCTTTGGTCAGAACGAATCGAACGAGGTTCTCTATGAGGTTTCGGTGGTGGCGCGCTATTTCATGCGTTCCTATCCCAAGGACCTCTTCCAATTTCAATCCAAAGAAGATATTCTGGCGGCTGAGGTCTTCGAGGGAGAAGACGAACTCCTGGGAGCGCGCCGACGCTATAGGATTTATCGGCAGCTCTTGCTTTCACCGTCCATGTACCGCAGCACTGCTGAGGATGGGGATTTTCTCTATTTGCGCAACTATCGTGCCCGTCTGCAGGATGACCTGGAAAAACACACCGGCTTACAGTTGGAACTCTATCGCAACACGGCTCTGCTGGTTGCCCCGGAACCCAAATCTGCCCTGACTCTCTTCCCCAATCAGAAGGGGATCTCGGATATCGCTTTGCAGTTTGGCTCCATCCTGAGGACGCAAGTGCAGGAAGGACTCCACTCCTTGGATTCCTTTGGCCGGGTTGCCTTAACTCTCCTTGAGTTTGAGCAAACTGTGAAGCTTTGCAAAGAGGGGTTCGGGTTCGGCTGGAGTAAGCAATTCCGTGAAGGTCTGATTCGAAATACGGCTGAAGAACTGTTGGACTTTCTCCTGGATTGGACCTTTGCCCAGCGCAGTGAGGAAGCCAACGTCATCCTCCTGCAACCGGCTCTGGGCCGCTTAGCAGGAGATTATCCTCCGGAATTCAGGAACAAACAGCAAGCCAAAGCCGGGAGCTTGGACGAAGAGCACGAAGAAATTAAGGATATTTAA
- a CDS encoding type II toxin-antitoxin system RelE/ParE family toxin, whose translation MEKYELKIFPSAEQDLKDITDYLNELSPQAALKIYDEIVDSIASLEQVPMRCPLAKNTVLRAKAYRLLVVQNYVVFFTVSSNTVQIRRILYGRRQYEFLL comes from the coding sequence ATGGAAAAGTATGAACTGAAGATATTTCCTTCAGCCGAGCAAGATCTAAAGGATATTACTGATTATCTAAATGAGCTTTCACCGCAGGCTGCTCTTAAAATCTATGATGAAATTGTCGATAGCATCGCTTCTCTTGAACAAGTGCCAATGCGCTGTCCACTGGCCAAGAATACTGTGCTGCGTGCGAAAGCATATCGTTTGCTGGTAGTACAGAATTATGTAGTGTTCTTTACTGTAAGCAGCAACACAGTGCAAATACGGCGAATACTTTATGGTCGAAGGCAATACGAATTCTTGTTATAA